One Pomacea canaliculata isolate SZHN2017 linkage group LG1, ASM307304v1, whole genome shotgun sequence genomic window, CTCAACAATCCATCAACTAAAACAACATTACTTTATCAATTGTTAGCAGATACAGGGTGCCCTTCTCAATGAAACCCACCTCCTTGCATGTATGTAGCAGACACAGCAAGCATGCTGCTGTCCACTGATTGCAGGTCTTGTGGCACACAGTTTCAGCTCAGATTTATTCGTTATTTAACAaggtattaaaaataatttgagaaAATTTCCAAAATGAATGCTGTCCAATACAAAATTTGGCATTGTGGGAAAAAATCATAATTTACaattaagaaaagtaaatattatacAGACAAGAATGCAAACTGCAATGCAGCAGTCCATGGCAAAAGAGGAATGTGGATGAATCATTTATGATTTCTGCTGGCAGAGATTTGCATTTGAtctgaagtgtgtgtgtgcgcgtgcatgagttgcgtgcacacatgcacagctGTATATGCATGGAGACTAGAGCTTGGTCTATGAATAGGCCCAGGTACGTGTTGTTTATGTCGCATGAGTCAGCCATTTCTGTTATTCTCCATCCTATAAACTGAATCTCCAAATGTAAAAACCATACCTCTTGCTCAGTCCTGGAAGCTGAGGATTTAACATAAGTGTTAAGACGAACAGGTCTAAATTCTTTCTTCACGCTACTTGGGCTGCCACTGGGTTTCCAGACAGAGGGGATGTTCTTCAAAGAGGTTTCTGGGGGCTTTGAGTGCTCTGGTATTGCTTCTTGTTTTCCACATCTGATTTGTGCGCCAAGGGACTGGCCCCTGGCGTCCACACACCTAAAAAGCCATCAGGAACAATAGAGTCTTTGTCAGTTACTAATGTACTAATCTGGTAAAGGAATGAATTGTCATAAATTAACCAGTAAAtatgtttgtgatatttgtaATTGAAAAGCTAGCCACACAGCTGTGGATGTCTCCTTTCTACCCTtacccttccttttttttacaaaatgagaatctgaagggagagaaaagaaagaattgacTAACCTGGTTTGACTGAAGGTGTGATGCTAGGACCCTTTATTCCGTTCACTTGGGGCTCTTGTGGTTTCTCTGGAGAAATAAATTCTCATTTGAATTTATGTCCTGAGAAAGTTTATTCTGCTCCTAAAGAAATGTGATTgtgtttttaacttttaaaagaaattataaacatattaaaTCCCCaattatgacaataaaaatgacCAGACATTCTTAATTCTGCATATAAATCATAGGCAGTGCAAAAGAAATGTGCGTCCACATTGTGTTGAGGTGCCTTTTGTGTCAATAATGATGCATCAGTGGAATGTGGTGTGAGGAAGGAACATGTAGTATTGACATGGAACAATGTTACCTTGGAGTGTCCTAGGCTCTAAAGATGCATTGCCCAAGGAATGGTCTGCTCCTTCtacaactgtaaacaaatagCACAGGGTACTAGTCAGATTAAAGGCCTTTAGCAGTCACCTAGAGCATTCAAAGGTGTTTATCAGATTTGTCATGCCATGCTGATGGGTCTCAAATGAGTCTTCCATAGTGGCAACACAGTACATGCTGATCAACATAAGAGTGATTCTTCAGGAGAGATGAGGTGCTATTTGTTACCAAAGTTGCTGTATAATTGAACATCAAGATTTAAGTCGCAAATATTATATCACACTCAGTGAACtagaaccccccccccctttgtaTTTTACCTTGTAAATTCTACAGAAAAGCCTCCCATAGTCTTCCCCTCAAAGAAACGGTGAGTTTTATGTGAAcataaaacagatataaaaatgcatgtactatgaatgCATTGAATGAATACTATATCTTGGCACAGCTGGTCTAGAACACAGTACGTTGTTTCCCCTGGGATGCATTATGACAACCTTGATAACTTCACCTCAGCCAAAGAAAGCTGCTTCAAGCTGCGAGCTTCAAATGCACAAGGAATTTACATGCTTACAACAACTGGAGTCTTAGAggtataaaaacaacaacaacaatataatCACTTTACTGTTTTTTCTAAATGAATAGTCACATGAAAACCATATCTCTTTGTTTCATCTAGTAAATCTTTTATCTACTGTCTTGTCAAAGAATACAGTCTTCCAAAGTTGAAAAAGGAGGCACATATACTCAGGCAAACAGCTGTGAATGTTTATGTTACTGAGAACATCTGCACTCTTTTAGTAACACAAGCATTGTTAATGTTTATCAATATACTTCCactttttttataaacaagcaaattatttcattttctttcaactgaaTGCCTCTTTAAAATGAATCCACAGGTCTATTTTACAATcctaaaaatgtaaatgcacaCATTGAATTTACAAAGGGGTGATGGTTATAAGATATGCATTGTATTAGTTTGTTCATGCAAGGCAAGGAAAATACTATTCTTGCACTGTTTGTGAAACAAATGGCACAAGGCCAAGCTGACCCTCCATGCTTCTTTAGGCTACAAGGCTCTGTTGGACAGTTTCAGCATTTCACTCCTTGGTAGTCagaatttttattacttttcccTGCTGACTGCAATACTGCATTCTCTTGTGGACCTCTTTGCCACTTCATTCTCCTTGCTCATGCTACCGTCCATGACATACTCTATTCATGCAAATATCAGCCAATCAAAGCAAAACCAAGCAACCTTCTCTATTACTAAGATCATCTCATGAACTTCTGCATCATTAGCTTCAAGATTTGGTAGCAGATGCAGAGTTATTCTGGGTTCAGACCAAAAAATAACAGGTTAGAAAAGAACTTGATGCAGAGATTTGGAGGACTCATCAATGTATGTAGTAGACAAAGCTCTATAATTTGTCAATGCTGTAGATTCAATAATTTGTCAGTACATGATCTAGACTCAATGTTTGTCAATAAATGATCCACACTCAGGGATGTGTCAATGCATGATGTAAAGGAGTGGTAGTCTACTAGTAGAAGTTTATGGCACAGCTTCCAACAAACCATCATCAATGCTCATCATGTGAAACTTAATTTTTGGGTTAGTCCAACGATACTGGGATAAGTATTAGAGACATTTGCCAACATGCATATGTGATTACAGAAGCAATTCTGAGTGTGATGAGACAAATGATTTTAGAATCTTGAAGGTTAAAATACAGAGGTTCCATGCTGACGCAGCTGCATATGAAGGCATCACTGACATTTCACTATACCTCGTTTTTCCCATGGCTGATCTTGCAATTCAAACTCTGCAATCTTCTCTCGAGCTGACCCAGCAGGTCTTTCTGGGACAAAACCTCTTCCAGATTCTTCATGTACTACCTTAACTGGAATCATCTTGGGCTCATTTCTGACTTCCATAGAAGTCTGGGATGCTGACAGTTTGGTGTCATCACTACGTGCTATGATGGTGTCCCGAGAATCTGAGCTGGAGACAGCATTGTCTGAGGGGGGAGAGTGACTGTCATCACCGCTAGGCTGGGATGGTCCAGGCAGATCAGTGTTGGCCCACAAAGGTTTGGAAAAGTCACGGAATTTTGCCTCTTTTTCCAGTTCTGGGAGGTCTATGGGCAGACGATGGTTGTTGGTGCGCAGTGGTTTGATGGTGGGCAAGGTGGAGTAGATGTGGTAGTCAAAGTCGTTGATGGGCTGGTCAGCATCCACAGTGAGAGGCTGAGTAGGGGGTACCTTTTCATGCAGTGATAAAGCTGCTGGTTTATGCTGCAATCCTGACAATGGCTTAGCTGGAAGTGTAGCATATGAGCCTACCCCGAAATTCTTCCCAGCAAGTGGTTGTTCTTGCAGACCACTCTGCCAGGGCGAAAAGCCAGAATCATGAGCAGGTCGCACATAGTATGAGTCTGCATGCTCGCTAGTGCTGCGCATACGCCGAGGCCGGTAGCCCTCGATGCTGGCGGTGTTAGTACCAGTCTGAACAATAATTGGCACTGTACGAGCCCCCTCATCAATGCTGAAACTCCTTGAAGGAGTGTATGGTACGATACCACCTGGCGAAGATTGAGCTGAGTAGGCTTGATGAGGCTCAAAAGTTCCAAATTGTGAATCacttacatttatttctgtgagttggaaaaaagagaaggaatgTAACTAGTCAGAAATGTCATTATTAAGCACCATCAACATTAGATATCTGGCACAGACAGAACAATGCACTTAGTTACTGATAAATATGCAATGCATGAATGATACAGCCTTAAGGTTTGTTTCAAACAAACCAATCAAACAATGCACAGCTTGTGAGAAGGGTACTGCCATGAGGAATCAAATGCTTTGTCAACATCTCAGCGCCAACCAAATTAAAACTTTAGCATGTTTGTTCAGTGTTGAACAAAATTTTTCGCTGCAACATGAAAAATCACAAACCAGCCACAAAACGTGTGTCAATTCTAACTGCACATActctaaaagcaaaaaaaaaaaaatcaagccaaaccataaaatcaaataatgcACACAAATTGTCACTAAtaattcaaaaataactttgccCCTTGAATCTCAGAATTACAAGTCACAAACGTTTTTTGTTATCACTTTACTCATGCGTTGAAAGGAACAGACATTTTCCTTAAGTGTCAAGTACACTTTGGTGCCTGCACCTAACTTAAGTCAATGTTGAAATAATCTTTCCACACCCACTATTTGACTGCATTAAGagcatattattatttaccaaACAAAGTTGCAGAAGTGCAAGAATTCTTTAATTTCTAATGGTACCATGATGACACTAATCTTCTGAGTGTAGAATAAAAGCTACATAATACATGTTTGGCAGACAGTTCTCCAGTTCTAATTTTCATATTCTGAGTACattaaacagcaaaaatgtgtTGACGAGAAAAAATTCAATTAAGAAGAAATaacaagggaaacaaaaaaTGGATATCAAGGGAAAATAGAAGAAGGATAACAAGAGAAACTTTTTGTTATCAGAACCATGTCTTTCCAGGGATCAGTGCCCTAAATAAATCTTGAAAGATCAGAATTGTCAGCAAATTGACTGAATGCTGCAAAGTATACAGATCAGAGCATCACATTCTCTGCAACAGGGTCTACAAAATCATCTCATaacctttttttcaaaccagTTTTGAGTTAACACTGATTAGTTCATGCTGAAATGTTCTCATTCCAAGGTATGAAACAATGAACATTTCTACAATCAGAAAAGCAACTATAATGCtaagaaaatatctttgtcatgcatgaagtaataataatgttccTTTCCTGCACAAACgttttgatgaaaatattcCTTGTCGCCAAAGTTTTCTTACAGCACATCATGCAGCTCCACAGATGCGGCTACAACCAGATTATGAAGACGCTAAAACGTTAGAACTCAATGGTGTGTCTGTCTTGGCATATTCCAGTAAGGGAGGGTAACTCAGCATGCACATGCAGACATGCAGGCATTATCTACCTTGCACATCAGCTCCCAGCTGGGCCAGCTTCTCCTGCTGGCGCCGGAAGAGGTTCATGCCTTTTGATTTTGAATCACCTCTGCCCACGCTAGAAGCTCGTGGGACACTCTGACTTTGGCTTTCACTCATACCCTGCCCCTCATACCTCGAAACAGGCTGGGGTTTGAACAAAGGCAATGCCTTAGTGGTGTTGTGAGTCATCAGCTTTGGAGAAGCTGGAGGCAAGATGGGTCGTTTTGACCACATGGGAGGTGATGGTGATGCCTGTGTATGAAGTTCCTGCTCACTCCAATTTGTGTCTGATGAACATTGGTACAGGTAACAAGGGTTAATTTCCAATTAAGTCGTAAAGTCTGGGGGCCAATCAATCTATATTATAATGCATGACGGTTATGCACATAAATATGGtcttattagaaatatttaaaaaatcaaaatatacataaagcTCTCAGCAAAATTAGATAACAGCCAATATTGTTATAATGCTGCAAACCACAACATACCAGTGCATTGTTCTAATGCTGATGTAGTAGCTATTTCAGAACACATATTTATGTCACTTGAAACCCTTTAACTGAAGATAATGAAATGTTAGAGCTGCGATTGCTAGTTACATTTTACCAATCtatcaaataattaaaatattaatttactaaaaaaattcttacaaattttatgctattaaaaatgataaatcacAGCTGAACAGCTTACGCAAGATTCATCTTAGATTTCAGAACATCAAGAAACCCAGATACAGTATCTACAAATGAATGGTCTTGATGGGCTTGATTAGATCATGACAATTTAACAAGTGAAACATATCTATGATATGGGGAAATGTGCACACCCTGTCACATTTATTATCATGGATTCATCTACAGTATTATTACCACTAccacacaaaattattttaatggatCAATACATTTAAAGCAGAAGCTATAAGCATAGCCATTTATCAGATAGGCACTTTATGCAATCATCCCACAAGGCTCTTGCAAAGAAATATATAGTGTGTTGTTTTCATAATCTAACACGCATTATTATCTGCCTGTGGTAAGAGATTGGTATTGTTGCTTGCATATATGAATATCAGACAATGACCTGTTGCACGGGAAATATTGTCAGTCAAATGTTGCCTTAATAGTTATGCAAGCCAAGTGCTGAAAGCCCAGAACTACCCTACCTAAATTAGGCTCATCCATGAAGTGATGTGATGATTGAGGAAAATCACCTGGAATTGATTGGAGCATCAGTAAACAGAGTTACAGAAATATATCATTACCCTAACTGAAAATTCATGCCcgttaaaaacatttaatgataTTACATGCTAAAACTGATATGCTATCAtttgttaaaagtaaacaagacaCTGTTACTGCATGTatcatcacaacaacaaatattattCATGCCCGTTAATATGCttaatggtatttttttttaaaatcaacagtTAAATCTGTTCAAAACTAAATACTAGTGTGATTTTAAAAGCCAAACACACAACAGACATGTAGCACAGCTATGTTTATGGGTTAGCTATGAATTCTGATCACAAACAACATTTAACATCGATAGTTGAGACATGGAGAACAGAGAGAAGCTAAAGACGGTCTGCAGCATTAAAGGCTTTGGGGTCAGCTGTCTCAAAACCAAAATTGCTCTTTAGATGGTAAAGACTGCATGCAGTAGCCTTCACCAAACTGAAGCCCATTGGGAACAGCAAAAGTTTTCTCCCCTCTAAAATCAAGCTAGTGCACTTCCTGCTCGTGATCTCTAGagacatatagatgaggcctctagagattgctcccaactccaggtgaccttgtaaatatatattcttaaccatcaccttgtaaatatccacccttctttatatttactccttttttccttatataatgcttaattactttatttatgtagctaatttccttccctgtaaagggcgagggctaaatggaaaaaagtgctctgttgcttattttacccctcgtaaataaagaattgtcattgtcattgtcgtctccatcatatatatatatcatacatgTATCTGGTTTGGACCCAGCAGCAGACTTGCAAAAGAGAATGTCAGCCAGTGATAATAGATGTCAGAGTATCTTACAAAGACCACATTGCCATTAAGACAGTATGAAGGCAAGTTATCAAGGATTATGATGCCCGCAgtagaaaaatgcaaaactgtGGTTGTagaccaagaaaaacaaagtgtgtTTTGGTGGGTTAGTTGTATGTCAACAATTACTTTATGGTTGGAAAGCATAATTGATAGTATCGTGCCATAcagaacacaagaaaaaacatatattaataacaataaaagaatggATCAAAGTTGCACTAAAGTATGCAGCTGGGAGCCtgaatgcatttattttctttatcatgcATGTAAACCCTGACAGCGTGCAGTTATTTGTTAACTATTACTAAATTACAGTCATTTAGACTATGTCATCAAAGAAAACTCAATTATTTAGCAATATCTGAAAAGCAGCAATGACACTGAAAGTTCTAGTTGCCTTAACAGAAGATAGGAATAACACCTCCAAGCAGAGATCATGCTAAGTGTGCATAGTATAACTGGCATCTTCTAGCACTGAAAAAACACCACCATAAGCAGTCTACCCAGGCTTGGCTATTTTCTTGGCAGCAACCTTTGTCTGTTGAACTTTGTAGGTCTCTGCCAGCAACTTTTACTGATGGCTGCTCTGTTTAGTATGTGCTCAGGTCTGAATGCTGAGGGAAGTAAAATAAGccatctcaaaaaaaaaattgtttttagttttaactCAAAAAGAAGCATACTGTTTTTGCTGCTTAGAGTGGGACAAGGAGTAAGGGAGGATCACCTGTGGACATGCCAATCAAACAACAGGAAGGCTACTTAAGCAAGGTGACCGCCTTGTGGTATTTGTCATGGTCTGCATGCCCTATAAGGACCTCCTCATGTGGACCTACACTGTCAGATATGTCACTGTGTCCATTTTTATATAACTGTCATGTAATAACAATGGCAGAtctatatagcacatttcccacTAGATTCCATGCACACCGTGCAAATTAGAAACAAATAACACCTaaacacaaattcaaaataCCAATGTAACATTTGCCAAACATAGTTACATACATTTGACAATGTTTGTTTAATAAGAAGGCCCTTCAGAACTGCGCAATAAGCATGCCTTCTCACCTGACCCAGCATAGGCATGCGGCACAGTTGGGGGCAGTGACGGAACCTTTATAATTCTTGCAAGTCTCCGACTGCCTTGTGATGTGCAGACGAAATCTGCCAAGATGGCGTACACACAACAGATAAGCTGTAAGCTGCCTCCTAAACCTACTCTTTCACTAAGTTTCGTTAGTCTCACAAAACACACTGTGTAAACAAAGCTGTTCTGGCAAACACTCCATTCGCTGTGGATGCTGCTGAGCCAACCTACAGATGGTTACTTAAAAGCTCATCATGCACTGCTTCTATTATTGCTAGACTAGGGGCTGGGCATCTCCTGGTGTTTAGACCACTTCGAATGATGTATGTTTTACGAACTCCGAAATCGAACAATGTAATGTCAATTCAACATGTTCCTCTGTGAGTACATAACCAGCAAACTCTACCAGTTCTTGTCTCCATGATAATGTCTGATAATATGTTCCCATGGTCTGTTGATACTCTCATAAAATGAGCTATGTAAGGCTATGTAAGACAAATATGTGGTAACTAggactgacaaaaataaaaatgcttcaCAGTTTGTTAATGCAATTTTGGTTGACCATTTCTCTGCTTCCTCTCTAGCTAGCCCTCTTCCTATGCTTTAACTCTGTGCATAGTAAAGATAATCAACTCTATGCATATGAAAGATGTTTAAGCCTGTGCATATTCAAGATATTTAAGCAAAAAACAAGGAATTcccataaaacataaataaaaaagaaaataaaaacaagtagaaaaacaattttctcaatTAAAACAGCCCATGTGTCTACAAATTTACAATGAACACTTCTTAGCAGGAAGAATGGGGACATAATCCACAGTGCTAGTCTGTATGACCAAGTGTAAGCAGAAGCCATTATAGTAGTATTATGACAAGGAACCTTAGCATGTCATTTCTCTTCCATATTTACTATATAGCACTTTTACAATATAGTGattttactgttcttttttatGGTTATAAAAGGTAATGTTTCAAAGTATCAATTTTGTTTATGCAGATTACAATTGGAATTATAATTTAGCTCTTATGTTGTTACATGGACGTGCTGCAAAACGTACACTTTTGTATGCGGACAAACATatgtgcagacacacacatctTTCCAAATATACTATTCTTCTGATGGTAATACAACTAAATTAAAACTATGTAATGCCGGCATTACTGATAACAGTAAATCACAAAAGAATACAAGTTTTTAGAAGAGTGTAATTTTTGCTCAATCTCTGCCCACACTGAGAAAAGGTGACACAAAACATGTACAAACTTGTAACAAGTATTCACGACAACCAGTTGCGTGTCATCATACAGCGATTAGAATTCAGCTTCCAGAAATCCAGGTGTCGATAATCCGGCACAAAGTGTAAAGAATCGGTGACCTTTGAAAACCATGTTGTCGATCTTTTGTTTACAGGGGACCAGGCAGATCAGATCAGTGGCCTCGAGGGCAGAAGTGCGCCTGAGCCATGCCACTGTTGCCTGTGAGCTGGCTAGGGAACGGGGCGAGGTTGAAGGCGAGGTTCACTCTGTGACTTATCTTGGGCCGTGTAGCCGCTGACGATTAGCCGCCACTCCACATGCACACTTCACTGTGGGACACCATAGCCACCTGCCTACACCGGTGCAAGCATGCAGTCCTGTTCACGTGAACACTCACAGCAATTCTGTCAGTTTCCTGTcagatttgtcttttttcttttttctttcgtcttctCTGCTCGTGAACAGCTGTTTCTCTCTATATTATTAATCCGCGGAGTACAAAAGTGACCGTGAATCTCACCGCGAGGGATGTTATCGACGCCATACGATTCTGACAGTGACTGGATTAACAACACTGTAAGCGCTGATCACACAGCACACCTAGAAACTGCTGAAACTGTGAATTCCAGGCACCAAAGCCTTCACCATCTGCACTGTTGCTATAGTATGAACATGAATCAGGCGACTACCTCTATGCAGCGTGTGCAATACACTAATTGCTGGCTGGAGGCGGCCTTGCAGCTAATTAAAGGCAAATTGCCCACTCGTCACGTGGCCTGGAAACAACGTCTCTTCCTCCTATTTTCTCGCCTTCTTAGGTACTATTAGCATGCCACTGGTAGGGGTGGGAAGATAACACGGATAAAGCACGGGTAAAGTAGGCTTGACTGTGGACAGGAGTACGGAAGGTAAACGGAACCCAAATATGATTTGAAAGGCAGACGGAGAGAAAGTACATGAAATGGTACGAGAAATAACTTCAAgccagcctcttcttccttttcccaCAACCCCACTTTTTTTCCCGTTTGAAGAGGTGAGCAACGACATGCAAACAAATACCTGAGAAGTCAGGTCCCACTTTACGCCGATGACTCTAACATCACATGCCACAGTGCCAGGAGCGCGCCCTGCAAGTGTCACGAGCGGGGACTACGGCCGTACCCCGTTGCCACCCAATGCTACGACAGAAAGTGTGCTCGTTGTAAGTCCACCCCTCTATTGGGTGATACGAGTGCCTTGTAGAGAGTGCTCGCTCTGTGTCTACCCCTCGCTGTAACGGCTGGTTGTAGCTTCAAAGTGCTGATGAAATAATCTACTAAATGAGTTATCTTCACTCGCCTTCACAAGGACACATTGCCGATAAGTGGGTCACTTGAAAAGTGGCATGTGTATTGCCGCCACACTAGCAACAACCCTGGTAGAGATTAAGGTTAATAAAGACCGACTATATGACTTGTACGGATGTAAGATCTATATTCTATAAGGACCGGATATATGGCCTGTAAACATGTAATGGCTACATAATTTGCATAGATACTATTCTATGATCTTCACATAGCTACTAGCTTATATCTCAGCACTTCACCAAATTTCCTCGCCTCCTAGAAAAAGCTGAACAGCTTTTATCGTgcattcaattttctttttttttaaatatttcttagagTGATTAAGTTTCCGAGTGGCAGTGGCCATTGTTTTCAATGTCTGTTAAATGTAAATTCCAACAATAAAGTGCAGTGGCTGTCACCGAACACCTTGTGCTGTCACTATTAAGGTTGTTTAAGCAGTATAAGCGTTAAGCTGACACTATATACATGTGTGCGCACTAAAAATATCTTACGTTCACCGACGTCTAAAACGTCTCTCTCAGTAACATGCACTGCGAAAAGTCCCCATAGGTCCGAATACGGTTAGACCAGTTGGTGACGAGCAGCTCCGACAGTCTGCAAAG contains:
- the LOC112562770 gene encoding uncharacterized protein LOC112562770 isoform X1; this translates as MKGLRKGDIISAINKQKTQGLNYADVQLLIKNSQEQLQLEITREEKSPSIHVNGDIPDRSPTESRSISTGDSNAQLNAADTFDTRFSTITSTAANSFPSSTALTGSSTAMATTYRPPKKDFVCTSQGSRRLARIIKVPSLPPTVPHAYAGSGDFPQSSHHFMDEPNLDTNWSEQELHTQASPSPPMWSKRPILPPASPKLMTHNTTKALPLFKPQPVSRYEGQGMSESQSQSVPRASSVGRGDSKSKGMNLFRRQQEKLAQLGADVQEINVSDSQFGTFEPHQAYSAQSSPGGIVPYTPSRSFSIDEGARTVPIIVQTGTNTASIEGYRPRRMRSTSEHADSYYVRPAHDSGFSPWQSGLQEQPLAGKNFGVGSYATLPAKPLSGLQHKPAALSLHEKVPPTQPLTVDADQPINDFDYHIYSTLPTIKPLRTNNHRLPIDLPELEKEAKFRDFSKPLWANTDLPGPSQPSGDDSHSPPSDNAVSSSDSRDTIIARSDDTKLSASQTSMEVRNEPKMIPVKVVHEESGRGFVPERPAGSAREKIAEFELQDQPWEKRVVEGADHSLGNASLEPRTLQEKPQEPQVNGIKGPSITPSVKPGVWTPGASPLAHKSDVENKKQYQSTQSPQKPL
- the LOC112562770 gene encoding uncharacterized protein LOC112562770 isoform X7, with protein sequence MATTYRPPKKDFVCTSQGSRRLARIIKVPSLPPTVPHAYAGSGDFPQSSHHFMDEPNLDTNWSEQELHTQASPSPPMWSKRPILPPASPKLMTHNTTKALPLFKPQPVSRYEGQGMSESQSQSVPRASSVGRGDSKSKGMNLFRRQQEKLAQLGADVQEINVSDSQFGTFEPHQAYSAQSSPGGIVPYTPSRSFSIDEGARTVPIIVQTGTNTASIEGYRPRRMRSTSEHADSYYVRPAHDSGFSPWQSGLQEQPLAGKNFGVGSYATLPAKPLSGLQHKPAALSLHEKVPPTQPLTVDADQPINDFDYHIYSTLPTIKPLRTNNHRLPIDLPELEKEAKFRDFSKPLWANTDLPGPSQPSGDDSHSPPSDNAVSSSDSRDTIIARSDDTKLSASQTSMEVRNEPKMIPVKVVHEESGRGFVPERPAGSAREKIAEFELQDQPWEKRVVEGADHSLGNASLEPRTLQEKPQEPQVNGIKGPSITPSVKPGVWTPGASPLAHKSDVENKKQYQSTQSPQKPL
- the LOC112562770 gene encoding uncharacterized protein LOC112562770 isoform X8, whose amino-acid sequence is MKGLRKGDIISAINKQKTQGLNYADVQLLIKNSQEQLQLEITREEKSPSIHVNGDIPDRSPTESRSISTGDSNAQLNAADTFDTRFSTITSTAANSFPSSTALTGSSTAMATTYRPPKKDFVCTSQGSRRLARIIKVPSLPPTVPHAYAGSEINVSDSQFGTFEPHQAYSAQSSPGGIVPYTPSRSFSIDEGARTVPIIVQTGTNTASIEGYRPRRMRSTSEHADSYYVRPAHDSGFSPWQSGLQEQPLAGKNFGVGSYATLPAKPLSGLQHKPAALSLHEKVPPTQPLTVDADQPINDFDYHIYSTLPTIKPLRTNNHRLPIDLPELEKEAKFRDFSKPLWANTDLPGPSQPSGDDSHSPPSDNAVSSSDSRDTIIARSDDTKLSASQTSMEVRNEPKMIPVKVVHEESGRGFVPERPAGSAREKIAEFELQDQPWEKRVVEGADHSLGNASLEPRTLQEKPQEPQVNGIKGPSITPSVKPGVWTPGASPLAHKSDVENKKQYQSTQSPQKPL
- the LOC112562770 gene encoding uncharacterized protein LOC112562770 isoform X3, whose amino-acid sequence is MKGLRKGDIISAINKQKTQGLNYADVQLLIKNSQEQLQLEITREEKSPSIHVNGDIPDRSPTESRSISTGDSNAQLNAADTFDTRFSTITSTAANSFPSSTALTGSSTAMATTYRPPKKGDFPQSSHHFMDEPNLDTNWSEQELHTQASPSPPMWSKRPILPPASPKLMTHNTTKALPLFKPQPVSRYEGQGMSESQSQSVPRASSVGRGDSKSKGMNLFRRQQEKLAQLGADVQEINVSDSQFGTFEPHQAYSAQSSPGGIVPYTPSRSFSIDEGARTVPIIVQTGTNTASIEGYRPRRMRSTSEHADSYYVRPAHDSGFSPWQSGLQEQPLAGKNFGVGSYATLPAKPLSGLQHKPAALSLHEKVPPTQPLTVDADQPINDFDYHIYSTLPTIKPLRTNNHRLPIDLPELEKEAKFRDFSKPLWANTDLPGPSQPSGDDSHSPPSDNAVSSSDSRDTIIARSDDTKLSASQTSMEVRNEPKMIPVKVVHEESGRGFVPERPAGSAREKIAEFELQDQPWEKRVVEGADHSLGNASLEPRTLQEKPQEPQVNGIKGPSITPSVKPGVWTPGASPLAHKSDVENKKQYQSTQSPQKPL
- the LOC112562770 gene encoding uncharacterized protein LOC112562770 isoform X6; translated protein: MKGLRKGDIISAINKQKTQGLNYADVQLLIKNSQEQLQLEITREEKSPSIHVNGDIPDRSPTESRSISTGDSNAQLNAADTFDTRFSTITSTAANSFPSSTALTGSSTAMATTYRPPKKDFVCTSQGSRRLARIIKVPSLPPTVPHAYAGSGDFPQSSHHFMDEPNLEINVSDSQFGTFEPHQAYSAQSSPGGIVPYTPSRSFSIDEGARTVPIIVQTGTNTASIEGYRPRRMRSTSEHADSYYVRPAHDSGFSPWQSGLQEQPLAGKNFGVGSYATLPAKPLSGLQHKPAALSLHEKVPPTQPLTVDADQPINDFDYHIYSTLPTIKPLRTNNHRLPIDLPELEKEAKFRDFSKPLWANTDLPGPSQPSGDDSHSPPSDNAVSSSDSRDTIIARSDDTKLSASQTSMEVRNEPKMIPVKVVHEESGRGFVPERPAGSAREKIAEFELQDQPWEKRVVEGADHSLGNASLEPRTLQEKPQEPQVNGIKGPSITPSVKPGVWTPGASPLAHKSDVENKKQYQSTQSPQKPL
- the LOC112562770 gene encoding uncharacterized protein LOC112562770 isoform X5 gives rise to the protein MKGLRKGDIISAINKQKTQGLNYADVQLLIKNSQEQLQLEITREEKSPSIHVNGDIPDRSPTESRSISTDTNWSEQELHTQASPSPPMWSKRPILPPASPKLMTHNTTKALPLFKPQPVSRYEGQGMSESQSQSVPRASSVGRGDSKSKGMNLFRRQQEKLAQLGADVQEINVSDSQFGTFEPHQAYSAQSSPGGIVPYTPSRSFSIDEGARTVPIIVQTGTNTASIEGYRPRRMRSTSEHADSYYVRPAHDSGFSPWQSGLQEQPLAGKNFGVGSYATLPAKPLSGLQHKPAALSLHEKVPPTQPLTVDADQPINDFDYHIYSTLPTIKPLRTNNHRLPIDLPELEKEAKFRDFSKPLWANTDLPGPSQPSGDDSHSPPSDNAVSSSDSRDTIIARSDDTKLSASQTSMEVRNEPKMIPVKVVHEESGRGFVPERPAGSAREKIAEFELQDQPWEKRVVEGADHSLGNASLEPRTLQEKPQEPQVNGIKGPSITPSVKPGVWTPGASPLAHKSDVENKKQYQSTQSPQKPL